The following are encoded in a window of Rubellicoccus peritrichatus genomic DNA:
- a CDS encoding DUF1549 domain-containing protein — protein MRKTISRIAALALLAMTIAPSVTARIFTDIQGRTIDAELHSIMDDQVTFKRTSDGRAFTLPLSGFSIKDRNFILNEKKSGRLNLNEYTGFDQPTVTPVIKSPDHKKASKRIDDILAKYWKEQGVKPAARIDDATFLRRAYLKIIGRIPTHAEAVHFLNDNAPNKRVTLIDTLLDSPGYVSHNFNLWADVLRAKTTGNQGSRYGGVYYVPWIKEQIRENVPYDDFVKSLITAEGYPWENPATAYYLRDFGMPLDNMAMTTQIFLGTQLQCAQCHDHPTDVWTQKDFYEHSAFTYGLQTNINFQKEYPEISNLLKQINRRTNQQNNGKKLKGNVPSPARSARLLFEPLRWGVSHSNRDLKLPHDYQYDNGAPKEVVEPKILFGDLADGKIKDSESRVQSYANWMVGKNNERFTLVIANRMWKQAMGKGLIEPVDNLTEASEADIPELMTYLQELMQDLDYDMKQYLRVIYNTKYFQREAVIDNPDLADDYHLEGPVFQRMSAEQIWDSIATLITPDIDLILQENYSARNGNHTYASGKVPPALTYMEELSKTELIEYMDEAAVLEQKLNDARAKFYKMRNEPSYKGTPQLKEARDTMNKLNKEWRQIFNPESDAEREQHEMGMMSMMASMTPAPEGKKNKHADRMLKNVRRASELQSPQRNGHLLEVFGQSDRQLIENADSSSNVIQALFLMNSAQTNVLMAERSAPVLEARWAKTPEEKLETLYIGFLSRKPTQAEQDALLPYFKENPEKARQRIIWAMMNTQQFLFIQ, from the coding sequence ATGAGAAAGACTATTTCCCGCATTGCAGCCCTGGCCCTGCTTGCGATGACCATAGCCCCAAGCGTAACAGCACGCATTTTCACGGATATCCAAGGTCGAACCATTGATGCCGAGTTGCACTCGATCATGGATGACCAAGTTACTTTTAAGCGAACCTCAGATGGCAGAGCCTTTACCCTGCCCTTGTCGGGATTTTCAATCAAAGACCGTAACTTTATCCTGAATGAAAAAAAGTCAGGGCGGCTCAATTTAAACGAATATACGGGGTTTGACCAACCAACCGTCACTCCAGTCATAAAGTCACCTGACCACAAGAAGGCCAGCAAGCGGATTGATGACATCCTGGCAAAATACTGGAAAGAACAGGGCGTCAAACCAGCAGCCAGAATTGATGATGCCACTTTTCTACGAAGAGCTTATCTAAAAATCATTGGGCGTATCCCTACCCACGCGGAAGCCGTTCATTTCTTGAATGACAATGCTCCCAACAAGCGAGTCACACTTATTGACACACTTCTCGATTCACCCGGATATGTCAGCCACAACTTCAATCTCTGGGCCGATGTGCTTCGGGCGAAAACGACTGGTAATCAAGGCAGCCGCTATGGCGGTGTTTACTACGTGCCATGGATCAAAGAACAAATCCGCGAAAACGTCCCCTATGATGACTTTGTCAAAAGTCTGATCACTGCCGAAGGCTATCCATGGGAAAACCCGGCGACTGCTTATTACCTGAGAGACTTTGGAATGCCGTTGGATAACATGGCGATGACCACGCAGATTTTTCTGGGAACCCAGCTGCAGTGTGCCCAATGCCATGACCACCCAACCGACGTTTGGACACAAAAGGACTTTTACGAGCACTCGGCTTTCACCTACGGTCTACAAACGAATATCAACTTCCAGAAGGAATATCCGGAAATCAGTAATCTCCTGAAGCAAATAAACAGAAGGACAAATCAGCAAAATAATGGCAAAAAGCTGAAAGGAAATGTTCCATCGCCCGCCAGGTCTGCCCGGCTTTTGTTTGAGCCATTACGATGGGGCGTATCACATAGTAATCGTGATCTAAAGTTACCCCATGACTACCAGTATGACAATGGAGCCCCCAAGGAAGTCGTAGAACCCAAAATCTTATTTGGCGACCTGGCAGATGGGAAAATCAAAGATTCGGAATCCCGTGTTCAGAGCTACGCCAATTGGATGGTTGGAAAAAACAATGAGCGATTCACACTCGTGATCGCAAACCGGATGTGGAAACAGGCAATGGGCAAAGGCTTGATCGAGCCGGTTGATAATCTGACCGAAGCATCTGAAGCTGACATTCCCGAGCTGATGACCTATTTGCAGGAACTGATGCAGGATCTCGACTACGATATGAAGCAATACCTCCGGGTGATCTACAATACCAAGTATTTCCAACGCGAAGCGGTCATCGACAATCCGGACCTTGCCGATGATTATCACTTGGAGGGACCAGTGTTCCAACGCATGTCAGCAGAGCAGATCTGGGACTCCATCGCCACCCTGATCACTCCGGATATCGACCTCATCCTACAAGAAAACTACTCGGCCAGAAATGGAAACCACACATATGCAAGCGGCAAAGTCCCTCCTGCCCTTACCTACATGGAAGAATTATCCAAAACAGAATTGATTGAGTATATGGACGAGGCCGCAGTTCTTGAACAAAAGCTCAATGACGCCCGTGCCAAATTCTATAAAATGCGTAATGAGCCATCCTATAAAGGCACCCCTCAACTCAAAGAAGCTAGAGATACCATGAACAAGCTCAACAAGGAGTGGAGACAGATTTTCAATCCTGAATCAGATGCCGAGAGAGAACAACACGAAATGGGCATGATGTCTATGATGGCAAGCATGACTCCAGCACCAGAAGGCAAAAAGAACAAGCATGCTGATAGAATGCTAAAAAATGTCCGTCGTGCCTCCGAGCTGCAATCCCCTCAACGAAACGGCCATCTCCTCGAAGTGTTTGGTCAATCCGACCGCCAGCTCATTGAGAATGCTGACAGCAGCAGCAATGTGATCCAAGCCCTCTTCCTCATGAATTCTGCCCAGACAAATGTCCTTATGGCAGAACGTTCTGCGCCCGTTTTGGAAGCACGGTGGGCCAAAACTCCGGAAGAGAAACTTGAAACACTCTACATCGGATTCCTTTCACGCAAGCCGACCCAGGCAGAGCAGGATGCCCTTCTACCCTACTTCAAAGAGAACCCGGAAAAAGCGCGCCAACGCATCATCTGGGCCATGATGAATACGCAACAATTTCTTTTCATCCAGTAA
- a CDS encoding DUF3127 domain-containing protein: protein MFELSGKVKEIFDEQTFGSGFTKREFVITTAEKYPQDVQFELVKDKIALLSSVSKGDQVTVSFDVRGREWKGRYFVNLSAWKIQAGESGGAKAEDGPPLEHYDAVGGDADDVPF from the coding sequence ATGTTTGAATTATCTGGTAAAGTTAAAGAGATTTTCGACGAGCAGACTTTTGGCAGTGGTTTTACCAAGCGCGAGTTTGTCATCACTACGGCAGAAAAATACCCACAGGATGTCCAGTTTGAGCTGGTTAAGGACAAAATTGCCCTCCTTAGCAGTGTTTCCAAAGGGGACCAGGTAACGGTTTCCTTCGATGTCCGTGGCCGCGAATGGAAGGGGCGTTATTTTGTCAATCTAAGCGCCTGGAAGATTCAGGCTGGTGAGTCAGGCGGTGCGAAGGCTGAAGACGGTCCTCCGCTTGAGCACTATGATGCAGTTGGTGGCGACGCCGATGACGTTCCTTTTTGA
- a CDS encoding phosphoribosyl-AMP cyclohydrolase, which produces MSHKELEEGKKLELDFTKLSKVSTCGEDLLPAVAQDADSGEVLIVGYANQLALDTTIRERMATFWSSSRNELWIKGKTSGDFLEIVEIRVNCEQNSLLYLVRPKGKGSCHTKDKTGTARSGCYYRRLTESGELEFIAGKA; this is translated from the coding sequence ATGTCTCACAAGGAATTAGAGGAAGGAAAAAAACTGGAGCTGGATTTTACCAAGTTGTCCAAGGTATCCACCTGCGGCGAGGACTTGCTGCCCGCGGTTGCACAGGATGCAGACAGCGGCGAGGTGTTGATTGTTGGTTATGCAAACCAGCTGGCATTGGACACCACGATTCGTGAAAGAATGGCAACTTTCTGGAGCAGCTCGCGCAATGAGCTCTGGATCAAAGGTAAGACTTCGGGGGATTTTCTCGAAATAGTTGAGATACGAGTCAACTGTGAGCAAAACAGCCTACTTTATCTTGTCAGACCAAAGGGCAAGGGGTCTTGTCACACAAAAGATAAGACGGGAACTGCAAGAAGTGGCTGCTACTATCGACGCCTGACTGAATCGGGTGAGCTTGAGTTCATCGCCGGGAAAGCATAA
- a CDS encoding LON peptidase substrate-binding domain-containing protein, with product MSLSFTVPNEVPVMTLSGVVLFPQAMLPLHIFEPRYQQMLHDVLEGDRIFCVAGQNDLIAESTGQVEPPYEVASVGIVRASHHNDDGTSNLIIQGLVRVRFKKIVREEPYRVAEIEPLDSNPGGDSILLSQQKERLFKLLRTYDELGGNVPNEVMAFLSALEDPDAIVDLAAFALCNDGVEKQKLLENLNTSRRYSDYLEYLVLENNRLALEKKLRGTLGEDDIQLN from the coding sequence ATGTCCCTTTCATTTACCGTTCCGAATGAGGTTCCAGTAATGACCCTCTCCGGAGTCGTGCTTTTTCCACAAGCCATGCTGCCATTGCATATCTTCGAGCCACGCTACCAGCAAATGCTGCATGACGTCCTCGAAGGGGACCGTATTTTTTGTGTCGCAGGCCAAAATGACTTGATTGCAGAATCAACTGGTCAGGTCGAGCCTCCTTACGAAGTTGCCTCCGTCGGGATTGTCAGGGCCAGCCATCATAATGACGATGGAACCTCCAACCTGATCATTCAAGGGCTTGTTCGGGTGCGTTTTAAAAAAATCGTTCGTGAAGAACCCTACCGCGTCGCTGAAATCGAACCTTTGGATTCCAATCCAGGCGGTGACAGCATCCTCTTATCTCAACAGAAAGAACGACTGTTCAAACTCCTGAGGACTTATGACGAGCTGGGAGGCAATGTCCCCAATGAAGTCATGGCTTTCTTGAGCGCATTGGAGGATCCAGACGCAATTGTCGACCTGGCGGCGTTTGCCCTCTGCAATGACGGGGTTGAAAAACAAAAGCTTTTGGAAAACCTCAATACAAGTCGGCGCTACTCAGACTATCTCGAATATCTGGTGCTTGAGAACAATCGCCTGGCTCTCGAAAAAAAGCTGCGTGGTACACTGGGCGAAGATGACATCCAGCTAAACTGA
- a CDS encoding helicase C-terminal domain-containing protein, with amino-acid sequence MKLSADERRAVLSAKDFACFDETPLRPAGSYAQPWRAAVGSAWHAKLREQLEAEDSTARFEVSVAASIPHRGWVLELNGRIDQLVQQADKVILREVKTVTRSLPVDEADLLADYPEHFLQLACYLVLAQADPKFEPKGRLEGELVFVDYRAGVIQSVKLPTSFDRFFEEQADRLVGYLEEKRRHLTRIRQITVGSAFESLRPEQDLALKDLKASVGSITAFQAPTGFGKTGVAQQAALEQLVEGQYDRVIFLSGKSTGQIQAIRQLEAFASQSKTALRFFQLRSKREHAERCLIANCDARLSCRESLEKGWRTANLTPQKYFDEGTIKMDSVITMSGETGICPFELSKSFLPYVEVWVCDYNYVFSPRHGGLFENLQDYDAERTCLIVDEAHNLPQRVADNYSFALSSYDAESVINELRYRGASGKLLAPWERWSEFLSGLKAADEHPSLIEYEAIDLLEALTEAINHAQIDWDEIQPTVADRIFDVGWHLRTLSDERMKRLAWSRSNAELRVECLDASHLIGEKLNSYASAFLMSATLEPLSLFWESIGGQTDRSRFIPAASPWREEAYSVAIDARVDTRFRRRADYYTTTADTVARLTLDSATPVAVFFPSYQYAETIRAYLNSEQPLTQVAMQPRAVDLGGQMRFIEEALLTSHALFFVLGSSFSESVDYLGGKIERAMVVGPALPEVNAIQRARIANTQTTSRDEAFRRVYILPAMHKINQALGRLVRAPGQQAKVLLHCRRFREEQYQELLDSDFVPEQTIRADDELENWLNE; translated from the coding sequence GTGAAGCTGTCTGCTGATGAACGCCGCGCTGTTTTAAGTGCCAAGGATTTCGCTTGTTTCGATGAGACGCCGCTTCGTCCGGCGGGTTCTTATGCCCAGCCCTGGAGGGCAGCAGTTGGTTCAGCCTGGCATGCAAAATTGCGTGAGCAGCTGGAGGCGGAAGATTCAACTGCGCGTTTTGAGGTAAGTGTCGCCGCCAGCATTCCGCATCGTGGATGGGTTTTGGAGTTGAACGGTCGTATTGACCAATTGGTTCAGCAGGCTGATAAAGTGATTCTGCGAGAGGTGAAAACCGTCACCCGAAGTCTGCCTGTTGATGAAGCAGATTTACTGGCAGATTATCCCGAGCATTTCCTGCAATTGGCGTGCTACCTTGTGCTGGCGCAGGCAGATCCCAAGTTTGAACCCAAAGGACGTCTGGAAGGTGAATTGGTTTTCGTCGATTACCGTGCCGGGGTGATTCAGTCCGTTAAGTTGCCGACAAGTTTCGATCGGTTCTTCGAAGAACAGGCGGACCGTCTTGTTGGTTATTTGGAGGAGAAGCGCAGACATCTGACACGCATTCGCCAGATCACGGTAGGTTCTGCTTTTGAAAGTTTACGACCGGAGCAGGATCTAGCTTTGAAAGACTTGAAGGCGAGTGTGGGAAGCATCACCGCGTTTCAGGCTCCAACAGGTTTTGGAAAGACCGGAGTTGCTCAGCAGGCGGCTCTCGAACAACTGGTCGAGGGGCAGTACGATCGGGTTATTTTTCTCTCTGGAAAATCTACCGGTCAGATTCAGGCGATTCGTCAACTCGAGGCATTTGCATCACAAAGTAAGACTGCACTGCGCTTCTTTCAATTGCGGAGTAAGCGCGAACATGCCGAGCGTTGCCTTATCGCGAATTGCGATGCGCGGTTGAGTTGCAGGGAGTCTTTGGAGAAAGGATGGCGGACTGCTAATTTGACTCCTCAAAAGTACTTTGATGAAGGAACCATCAAGATGGATTCGGTTATTACCATGTCCGGTGAAACCGGGATTTGTCCCTTTGAGCTTTCCAAGTCTTTTCTGCCTTACGTTGAAGTCTGGGTGTGTGATTACAACTATGTGTTCTCACCACGCCATGGCGGGCTTTTTGAGAACCTGCAGGATTACGATGCGGAGCGCACATGCCTGATTGTTGATGAGGCGCACAATTTGCCACAACGGGTAGCGGACAACTACAGCTTTGCCCTGAGCAGTTATGATGCGGAATCTGTTATCAATGAACTGCGTTATCGCGGTGCAAGCGGTAAGCTCTTGGCCCCGTGGGAGCGTTGGAGTGAATTCCTTTCCGGACTTAAGGCTGCGGACGAACATCCATCGCTGATCGAATACGAAGCCATTGATTTGCTGGAGGCTTTAACGGAAGCTATCAATCATGCGCAGATCGATTGGGATGAAATTCAACCGACTGTTGCTGATCGCATCTTTGATGTGGGGTGGCACCTTCGTACGTTATCTGATGAAAGAATGAAACGCTTGGCCTGGTCACGTTCCAATGCTGAGCTGCGCGTCGAATGTCTGGATGCGTCACACTTGATTGGCGAGAAACTGAACTCATATGCCAGCGCTTTTTTGATGTCGGCAACTCTGGAGCCATTGAGTCTCTTCTGGGAAAGTATTGGTGGGCAGACGGATCGCAGTCGCTTTATTCCGGCCGCAAGCCCATGGCGTGAGGAAGCCTATTCCGTCGCCATCGATGCGCGTGTGGATACGCGTTTTCGTCGTCGAGCGGATTATTACACCACGACAGCGGACACCGTTGCACGGCTGACTTTGGATTCCGCAACACCAGTGGCAGTCTTTTTTCCCAGCTATCAGTATGCGGAAACCATACGTGCTTATTTGAATTCCGAGCAGCCGCTGACTCAGGTTGCCATGCAACCGAGAGCAGTGGACTTGGGAGGGCAGATGCGTTTCATCGAAGAAGCCTTGTTAACGTCGCACGCACTTTTCTTTGTTCTCGGAAGCAGCTTCAGTGAGAGTGTTGATTATCTCGGCGGCAAAATTGAACGTGCGATGGTGGTAGGGCCGGCTCTTCCGGAAGTGAACGCCATCCAGCGCGCGCGGATAGCAAATACACAAACGACAAGCCGGGATGAGGCGTTTCGTCGTGTTTATATTTTACCCGCGATGCATAAAATCAATCAAGCCTTGGGCAGACTGGTTCGTGCTCCGGGACAACAAGCAAAAGTGCTGCTTCATTGTCGTCGCTTTCGTGAGGAACAGTATCAGGAATTACTCGACTCGGATTTCGTTCCAGAGCAAACCATTCGGGCTGATGACGAACTTGAGAATTGGCTTAATGAATAG
- a CDS encoding 2Fe-2S iron-sulfur cluster-binding protein, whose protein sequence is MPKVTFLKSGVDAEWTGEHESILELAEANDLDLDYGCREGNCTACMQAMVSGEVDYPNDHGGEPDEGSILICCSVPKGDVVIDA, encoded by the coding sequence ATGCCCAAAGTAACATTTCTAAAGTCTGGTGTGGATGCCGAGTGGACTGGCGAGCACGAAAGTATTCTCGAACTGGCAGAAGCCAATGATCTGGATCTGGATTACGGTTGTCGTGAAGGCAACTGTACTGCTTGCATGCAGGCGATGGTCTCAGGCGAAGTGGATTACCCGAATGACCATGGTGGAGAACCCGATGAAGGGTCCATTCTTATCTGCTGCTCAGTCCCCAAGGGAGACGTCGTGATCGACGCCTAA
- a CDS encoding ABC transporter ATP-binding protein encodes MSPEENKPPILSVEGLGVYRGKTCMLKGVDWTVEAGEHWAILGANGSGKTSLLAAITAYLMPSEGEVRILGDSYGETDWHEVRQRIGIVSSVIAQRVPNDEAAIATVMSGETAQLGYWTRKRSSNEDKALRCLELMGVDDLAHRLWGVLSQGERQKVFIARALMADPALLILDEPCAGLDPVARERFLLSLRQMISQTPELGLILVTHHVEEIFPEISHVLVLSEGEVLASGPKAKVMKSEILGKAFGAKVRITKNRKGIWQLSTGCNGQSLL; translated from the coding sequence ATGTCTCCCGAAGAAAACAAGCCTCCCATATTATCAGTAGAAGGTCTCGGAGTGTATCGAGGCAAAACATGTATGCTGAAGGGCGTGGACTGGACAGTTGAGGCAGGTGAGCACTGGGCTATTCTTGGAGCAAACGGCAGTGGGAAAACGTCGTTGCTGGCCGCGATTACTGCATACCTGATGCCCTCCGAAGGTGAGGTTCGTATCCTGGGAGATTCCTATGGTGAGACCGACTGGCATGAAGTGCGTCAGAGAATTGGAATCGTTAGTAGCGTTATTGCTCAGCGAGTTCCTAACGACGAAGCTGCGATTGCAACGGTCATGAGTGGTGAAACGGCACAGTTGGGATACTGGACGCGTAAGCGCTCAAGCAATGAAGATAAGGCACTACGATGTTTGGAGCTGATGGGAGTTGATGATCTGGCCCATCGTTTATGGGGAGTGCTCAGCCAGGGAGAGCGCCAGAAGGTCTTCATCGCAAGAGCCCTGATGGCCGATCCGGCTTTGTTGATATTGGATGAACCTTGTGCCGGGCTCGATCCGGTTGCTCGGGAGCGTTTCCTTTTAAGTCTTCGCCAGATGATATCCCAAACGCCTGAGCTTGGCCTCATTCTGGTCACTCATCACGTTGAAGAAATCTTTCCTGAGATATCGCATGTCCTTGTCTTATCCGAAGGAGAAGTCCTCGCTTCCGGGCCTAAAGCAAAAGTCATGAAATCAGAAATCCTTGGTAAAGCTTTCGGCGCCAAAGTCCGTATCACCAAAAACCGCAAAGGTATCTGGCAACTGTCGACTGGTTGTAATGGCCAGAGCTTATTGTAA
- the aroQ gene encoding gamma subclass chorismate mutase AroQ: protein MKFVALIFLVVAFMVHADAEETAIALFKTIGERLSYMPDVALYKAKHGLPIEDLAREKIVIEKAKTSAYEAGLDPEYIEDFFVAQISVAKAIQFRCRADLLSQPSAELPKDLNNEIRPHLIRLGDQIIQEIVVHIEKHGSFDRIQFTDFDELIDGKYVTDSDKKLLFEALLKIKKTSES, encoded by the coding sequence ATGAAGTTTGTGGCTTTAATTTTTCTTGTAGTTGCTTTTATGGTTCATGCGGATGCTGAAGAGACAGCGATTGCGTTGTTCAAGACCATTGGTGAGCGCCTCAGTTATATGCCGGATGTAGCCTTGTATAAGGCAAAGCATGGTCTCCCAATTGAAGACCTCGCGCGCGAGAAAATCGTCATCGAAAAAGCAAAGACATCGGCATACGAAGCAGGACTTGATCCCGAGTATATCGAGGATTTCTTTGTCGCACAGATATCCGTTGCCAAAGCAATACAGTTTCGTTGTCGTGCCGATTTACTTTCACAGCCATCTGCTGAACTGCCGAAGGATCTGAATAATGAAATACGTCCTCACTTAATTCGTTTGGGTGATCAGATTATTCAAGAAATCGTGGTCCACATAGAGAAGCATGGTTCATTTGATCGAATACAGTTTACCGATTTTGATGAGCTCATCGATGGTAAGTATGTTACTGATTCAGACAAAAAACTTCTCTTCGAAGCTTTGCTGAAAATAAAAAAAACATCGGAAAGCTAG